Proteins from one Embleya scabrispora genomic window:
- a CDS encoding oxidoreductase, giving the protein MTPETVRRVEDMLDDSPVVDVTETFLVWKALLDELKAKIDARFTLVRDPSTLDLETYGNPPDGPGGSIAAYTGPYVDWMVHSWLGNPTQGFANLHLTVWLGPHIRVPHLGIALLVWPQGWFYLDSLPRTQLVADGDYFDRYYAPLEDEWLKVRDEYAHLSWFTSRAGFIRTSLSPTAYCYSMPTTPEHIDLVSRLTHAHVDRWLGWVDRAPRVPDGERAELAARDLAMRRNIAERDPANVMGVRYFGQDTTDRLVRALWGGDRRLRRPGT; this is encoded by the coding sequence ATGACGCCCGAGACGGTACGCCGCGTCGAGGACATGCTGGACGACTCGCCCGTCGTGGACGTGACGGAGACGTTCCTGGTGTGGAAGGCACTCCTGGACGAACTCAAGGCCAAGATCGACGCCCGCTTCACCCTCGTCCGCGACCCCTCCACCCTCGACCTGGAAACCTACGGGAATCCCCCCGACGGGCCCGGTGGCAGCATCGCCGCCTACACCGGCCCCTACGTGGACTGGATGGTGCACTCGTGGCTCGGCAACCCGACCCAGGGATTCGCCAACCTGCACCTGACCGTATGGCTCGGACCCCACATCCGCGTCCCCCACCTGGGCATCGCGCTGCTGGTCTGGCCCCAGGGCTGGTTCTACCTCGACTCCCTCCCGCGCACCCAACTCGTCGCCGACGGCGACTACTTCGACCGCTACTACGCCCCGCTCGAGGACGAGTGGCTCAAGGTCCGCGACGAGTACGCGCACCTGAGCTGGTTCACCAGCCGCGCCGGATTCATCCGCACGAGCCTGTCGCCCACCGCCTACTGCTACTCGATGCCCACCACCCCCGAGCACATCGACCTGGTGTCCCGACTCACCCACGCACACGTCGACCGCTGGCTCGGCTGGGTGGACCGGGCACCGCGCGTACCCGACGGCGAACGCGCCGAACTCGCCGCCCGGGACCTGGCCATGCGCCGCAACATCGCCGAGCGCGACCCCGCCAACGTCATGGGAGTGCGCTACTTCGGCCAGGACACCACCGACCGCCTGGTCCGCGCCCTGTGGGGCGGGGATCGCCGACTGCGCCGGCCCGGCACATGA
- a CDS encoding carbon-nitrogen hydrolase family protein produces the protein MHEHGTASTVTVAAAQFAVGTDREENLKACLRAIDEAAGRGARIVVLPEFCNHLSWYPDRAAARRLACREGDAFLTALAERAARHAMYVKTGVTYAHPDGRTCGTGVLHGPDGRVLALADKQILMGSENDFLDPAVTPSPVVPTPYGPVGLYACMEGVITEPARCLAVRGARLLLNSLNSFATDEASLHVPVRAAENRVWVVAANKIGPLVPADTAAAVAAGLGIPRDRLHGAGESRIVAPDGSVVARAPATGAAVIVAHIDLALADDKRRPDGTDVFATRRPRVYAPLAAGGPHTHRTPGADRALARIIHPAGTGREAVTDAAELLREAVADGIDLVVLPELFFLPPPDDDPVATGTPARATALAAFARTTVTRALRGGRTHAVLSLPAPEGDAHLGHVIGPEGSVHIQPRLHHSARHRTWTTREPGDTLGVVDLPFGRLAVLVGDDLLYPETARLAAIAGAEVVAAPYTPALPWEFTLGLPERAAENRINLVAAGRERPALPTPPGAIFALPPDFGLWTTRTEPFTGRISHPVVTPQTGRATTAEIRPALAAHRLVSRGTDLVDGRPRHLLNALVTPPSNAHPARVEKGSPR, from the coding sequence ATGCACGAGCACGGCACGGCATCCACGGTCACCGTCGCGGCCGCCCAGTTCGCGGTCGGCACGGACCGGGAGGAGAACCTGAAAGCCTGCCTGCGCGCCATCGACGAGGCCGCCGGGCGAGGCGCGCGCATCGTCGTGCTCCCCGAGTTCTGCAACCACCTGTCCTGGTACCCCGACCGGGCCGCGGCCCGGCGACTCGCCTGCCGCGAAGGAGACGCGTTCCTCACCGCGCTCGCCGAACGCGCCGCCCGCCACGCCATGTACGTCAAGACCGGTGTCACCTACGCGCACCCCGACGGCCGCACCTGCGGAACCGGCGTCCTGCACGGACCGGACGGCCGCGTCCTGGCCCTCGCGGACAAGCAGATCCTCATGGGCTCCGAGAACGACTTCCTCGACCCCGCCGTCACCCCGTCCCCCGTCGTCCCCACCCCCTACGGGCCGGTGGGCCTGTACGCCTGCATGGAAGGCGTCATCACCGAACCCGCCCGCTGCCTCGCCGTGCGCGGAGCCCGCCTGCTCCTCAACAGCCTCAACTCCTTCGCCACCGACGAGGCATCGCTGCACGTGCCCGTGCGCGCCGCGGAGAACCGCGTGTGGGTGGTCGCCGCCAACAAGATCGGCCCGCTCGTCCCCGCCGACACGGCCGCCGCCGTCGCCGCCGGACTCGGCATCCCCCGCGACCGCCTCCACGGCGCCGGCGAGAGCCGGATCGTGGCACCCGACGGGAGCGTGGTGGCCCGCGCCCCCGCGACCGGCGCCGCGGTGATCGTCGCGCACATCGACCTCGCCCTGGCCGACGACAAGCGCCGCCCCGACGGCACCGACGTGTTCGCCACCCGGCGGCCCCGGGTGTACGCCCCGCTCGCCGCCGGCGGCCCCCACACTCACCGAACGCCCGGTGCCGACCGCGCGCTCGCCCGGATCATCCACCCGGCCGGCACCGGCCGCGAAGCCGTGACCGACGCCGCCGAACTGCTGCGCGAAGCCGTCGCCGACGGCATCGACCTGGTGGTCCTGCCCGAACTCTTCTTCCTTCCCCCACCCGACGACGACCCCGTCGCGACCGGCACGCCCGCCCGCGCCACGGCCCTCGCGGCGTTCGCCCGCACGACCGTCACCCGGGCCCTGCGCGGGGGCCGTACGCACGCCGTCCTCAGCCTCCCCGCACCCGAGGGCGACGCACACCTGGGTCACGTCATCGGCCCCGAGGGGAGCGTCCACATCCAACCCCGGTTGCACCACAGCGCCCGCCACCGGACCTGGACCACCCGCGAGCCCGGCGACACCCTCGGCGTCGTCGACCTTCCGTTCGGCCGACTGGCCGTACTCGTCGGGGACGACCTGCTCTACCCCGAGACCGCCCGCCTGGCCGCCATCGCCGGCGCCGAGGTCGTCGCCGCGCCGTACACGCCCGCGCTGCCCTGGGAGTTCACCCTCGGCCTGCCCGAACGCGCCGCCGAGAACCGGATCAACCTCGTCGCCGCCGGACGCGAGCGACCCGCCCTGCCGACGCCACCCGGCGCAATCTTCGCCCTCCCACCCGACTTCGGCCTGTGGACCACCCGCACCGAACCGTTCACCGGCCGGATCAGCCACCCCGTCGTCACGCCGCAGACCGGGCGAGCCACCACCGCCGAGATCCGGCCCGCGCTCGCCGCCCACCGCCTGGTCTCCCGCGGCACCGACCTGGTCGACGGCCGCCCCCGACACCTCCTGAACGCGCTGGTGACCCCGCCGTCGAACGCACACCCCGCACGCGTCGAGAAAGGATCCCCGCGATGA
- a CDS encoding aldehyde dehydrogenase family protein, which translates to MSARRAEIVRENPARHREIVSRVPAADAASVDAAARRAHDAWRHWRLVPVADRCAALRRAADAVEAEHQALAVLLSRETGKVLADAHGELGFAAAVLRWYADRAPVVLADAGRDDVEGRLLLRRAPFGVVAAVTPWNAPVVLAALKVAPALVAGNTVLVKPSPLAPAVVDGWVASLASHLPAHVLGVLHGGADTTACLVSHPLVAKVAFTGGDAAGRAVGRAAGGALTPTLMELGGNDPVVLLDDAALAPADFNRLVMASFATSGQVCMAAKRLYVPRARLAEFTAAYVDAARRTLVLGDPLTAGVTLGPVATAAARDRIESLVRDARRGGAEVLPLGRVHPDADPDAGYFVTPTLVSGAGERAPVVVEEQFGPTVPVLAYDGEEEVLARANAGELGLGASVWSADEERAFAFGRRLEAGFVFVNTHNRTGLSLSVPFGGVKRSGHGREYGDEGLVEYTRTCAVYAAAAFRPGGCGAPANAYPPTSATPAG; encoded by the coding sequence GTGAGCGCCCGGCGCGCGGAGATCGTGCGGGAGAATCCGGCGCGCCATCGCGAGATCGTCTCCCGGGTCCCCGCCGCCGACGCCGCGTCCGTCGACGCCGCCGCCCGTCGGGCCCACGACGCCTGGCGGCACTGGCGGCTCGTCCCGGTCGCGGACCGGTGCGCGGCGCTGCGCCGTGCGGCCGACGCCGTCGAGGCCGAACACCAGGCCCTCGCCGTGCTGCTCAGCCGCGAGACCGGCAAGGTCCTCGCCGACGCCCACGGCGAACTGGGCTTCGCGGCGGCCGTGTTGCGGTGGTACGCCGACCGCGCGCCGGTCGTGCTCGCGGACGCCGGCCGCGACGATGTCGAGGGGCGACTGCTGCTGCGCCGCGCGCCCTTCGGGGTGGTGGCGGCGGTCACACCGTGGAACGCCCCCGTGGTGCTCGCCGCCCTCAAGGTCGCCCCGGCGCTGGTCGCGGGCAATACCGTGCTGGTGAAACCCTCGCCGCTGGCGCCGGCGGTCGTGGACGGGTGGGTCGCGTCTCTCGCGTCCCATCTGCCCGCGCACGTGCTCGGGGTGCTGCACGGCGGCGCGGACACCACCGCGTGTCTCGTCTCCCACCCCCTCGTCGCCAAGGTGGCGTTCACCGGGGGAGACGCCGCCGGCCGCGCGGTCGGTCGGGCGGCCGGCGGCGCGTTGACGCCGACCCTGATGGAACTGGGCGGCAACGACCCCGTGGTCCTGCTCGACGACGCCGCGCTCGCCCCGGCCGACTTCAACCGGCTCGTCATGGCGAGTTTCGCCACGTCCGGGCAGGTCTGCATGGCCGCCAAGCGCCTGTACGTGCCCCGGGCGCGACTCGCGGAGTTCACCGCGGCCTACGTCGACGCCGCCCGGCGCACCCTGGTGCTCGGAGATCCGCTGACGGCCGGCGTCACCCTCGGCCCGGTGGCCACCGCCGCCGCCCGGGACCGGATCGAGAGCCTGGTCCGCGACGCCCGACGCGGCGGCGCCGAGGTGCTCCCGCTGGGCCGCGTGCATCCGGACGCGGACCCGGACGCGGGCTACTTCGTGACCCCCACCCTGGTCTCGGGCGCCGGGGAGCGGGCGCCGGTGGTGGTCGAGGAGCAGTTCGGACCGACGGTTCCGGTGCTGGCGTACGACGGGGAGGAGGAGGTCCTCGCGCGGGCGAACGCGGGGGAGTTGGGGCTGGGCGCGTCGGTGTGGAGCGCGGACGAGGAGCGGGCGTTCGCGTTCGGTCGCCGTCTCGAGGCCGGATTCGTCTTCGTCAACACGCACAATCGCACCGGGCTGTCGCTGTCGGTGCCGTTCGGCGGCGTCAAACGCAGCGGCCACGGCCGGGAGTACGGCGACGAGGGCCTGGTCGAGTACACCCGGACGTGCGCCGTGTACGCGGCCGCCGCGTTTCGCCCGGGGGGCTGCGGCGCGCCGGCGAACGCGTATCCGCCGACATCGGCGACGCCGGCCGGCTGA
- a CDS encoding flavin reductase — protein sequence MHGVEIEELRRVFAQWPSGVAVVTTVVDGARHGMTASSVTSVSLDPPLVSVCLGTALHSHHMVRAGGVFAVNVLGRDQVLLGRRFAGMGRRVADRFLGADWVVAATGAPVLADCVAWLDCTIEHAYPGGDHTIFVGRIHACATPRPVPPLLYHSRDWGQLADRLPERIELADVGLADRLAASGTGEADITRLTRALCEAGVRVRLAPHPPDGRRTTPGGPRASDAAARLRETTSVLVDAPDQVAAAARRDAGTVEVPFRGRETPRESDRTLADIADAAHTRGLAVALRAADAFAPSARGAVLAHVARAASLGCEEVCLDEGRHPASPVVVRLLLQEALGAAGPAAVRVGLREQHGLGLVNALTAMKSGVRLFDTTLGGIDGRLSAEDLLYLAHRLDVPAPADRPALLEAAADLERVWGTELPARTYRTAC from the coding sequence GTGCACGGCGTCGAGATCGAGGAACTGCGGCGGGTGTTCGCCCAGTGGCCCAGTGGGGTCGCCGTGGTCACCACCGTCGTCGACGGGGCACGCCACGGCATGACCGCCAGTTCGGTCACGAGCGTGAGCCTGGATCCCCCGCTGGTGTCGGTGTGTCTGGGCACCGCGTTGCACAGCCATCACATGGTCCGCGCCGGCGGCGTGTTCGCGGTCAACGTGCTCGGCCGTGACCAGGTGCTGCTCGGGAGACGCTTCGCCGGTATGGGACGGCGCGTCGCGGATCGCTTCCTCGGCGCGGACTGGGTGGTCGCCGCCACCGGCGCGCCGGTGCTGGCCGACTGCGTCGCCTGGCTCGACTGCACCATCGAACACGCCTATCCCGGCGGGGACCACACGATCTTCGTCGGCCGGATCCACGCGTGCGCCACACCGCGCCCCGTCCCTCCGCTGCTGTACCACTCCCGGGACTGGGGCCAGTTGGCGGACCGCCTGCCCGAGCGGATCGAACTCGCGGACGTCGGCCTCGCCGACCGACTGGCGGCGAGTGGTACCGGCGAGGCGGACATCACCCGCCTCACCCGCGCCCTGTGCGAGGCGGGGGTGCGGGTCCGGCTCGCGCCGCATCCGCCCGACGGCCGACGCACGACCCCGGGCGGACCCCGGGCGAGCGATGCGGCGGCACGCCTGCGCGAGACCACGTCCGTCCTGGTCGACGCCCCCGACCAGGTCGCCGCCGCCGCGCGACGCGACGCCGGGACCGTCGAAGTGCCGTTCCGAGGACGGGAAACCCCGCGCGAGAGCGACCGCACCCTCGCGGACATCGCCGACGCCGCCCACACGCGGGGACTGGCGGTGGCCCTGCGTGCCGCCGACGCGTTCGCTCCCTCGGCGCGCGGCGCCGTCCTGGCCCACGTGGCGCGCGCCGCGTCGCTGGGCTGCGAGGAGGTGTGCCTCGACGAGGGCCGGCACCCCGCCTCTCCCGTGGTCGTGCGCCTGCTCCTCCAGGAGGCGCTCGGTGCGGCGGGCCCGGCCGCCGTGCGGGTGGGGCTGCGCGAACAGCACGGGCTCGGACTGGTCAACGCCCTGACCGCGATGAAGAGCGGCGTCCGCCTGTTCGACACCACCCTGGGCGGCATCGACGGACGGCTGTCCGCCGAAGACCTCCTCTACCTGGCACACCGCCTGGACGTACCCGCCCCGGCCGACCGGCCCGCGCTGCTGGAGGCCGCCGCCGACCTGGAGCGGGTGTGGGGCACGGAGCTACCCGCACGCACCTACCGCACCGCCTGCTGA
- a CDS encoding acyl-CoA dehydrogenase family protein — MSHPQTPPVSQAAQTPQTSQISQASPPVLTAELLIDTLSPDERERATRVEAVLPALRDAAARADATGAFPVGHVDFLRDAGLLGLVVPRAHGGLGGTLRDLAAATFAMGTACPATALAFFFHNTSASRGLLPLAAIDAGHFTDDEAPAVAAFAGKILTRMAAGTWLANFASESAKSAGANIAIATTARPVAGGWQLSGEKSFGCATGVADTYLVTARIAGDETADGLALFLVPRDTPGVSARPPWNGLGMRGSANHGITLRDAFVPADEALTVPGAFTRMLRVGRGSFVGNQLAISAVYVGAAQSVYDETLRRTTTKTFADSGRPVASSPMHQVIIGDMTQHLETAYLWVRRQLELETSEPPLRTKAEEHRQWRLGKGTVCESAFAVALGALKACGTSGATLDGVIGRTFRDLAMGLVMTFPAERGRLEAARMVTTAAENDLFAVVAP; from the coding sequence ATGTCCCACCCACAGACGCCCCCCGTGTCGCAGGCCGCGCAGACCCCGCAGACCTCGCAGATTTCGCAGGCCTCGCCGCCCGTACTGACCGCCGAACTCCTGATCGACACCCTCTCGCCCGACGAACGTGAACGCGCCACCCGCGTCGAGGCCGTCCTGCCCGCGCTGCGGGACGCGGCGGCCCGCGCCGACGCCACCGGCGCCTTCCCCGTCGGGCACGTCGACTTCCTGCGCGACGCCGGACTGCTCGGCCTGGTCGTGCCGCGCGCCCACGGCGGCCTCGGCGGAACACTGCGCGACCTGGCCGCCGCCACCTTCGCCATGGGTACCGCCTGCCCGGCCACCGCACTCGCGTTCTTCTTCCACAACACCAGCGCCTCGCGCGGCCTGTTGCCGCTGGCGGCCATCGACGCGGGCCACTTCACCGACGACGAGGCGCCCGCCGTCGCGGCGTTCGCCGGCAAGATCCTCACCCGCATGGCCGCCGGCACCTGGCTGGCCAATTTCGCCAGCGAGTCCGCCAAGAGCGCCGGCGCCAACATCGCCATCGCCACCACCGCCCGTCCCGTCGCCGGCGGTTGGCAGTTGAGCGGCGAGAAGTCCTTCGGCTGCGCCACCGGCGTCGCCGACACCTACCTGGTCACCGCGCGCATCGCCGGCGACGAAACCGCCGACGGCCTCGCCCTGTTCCTCGTCCCCCGCGACACCCCCGGCGTCAGTGCCCGCCCCCCGTGGAACGGCCTGGGCATGCGCGGCTCGGCCAACCACGGCATCACCCTGCGCGACGCGTTCGTGCCCGCCGACGAAGCCCTCACCGTCCCCGGCGCGTTCACCCGCATGCTGCGCGTCGGCCGAGGCAGCTTCGTCGGCAACCAACTCGCCATCTCCGCCGTCTACGTGGGCGCCGCCCAGAGCGTCTACGACGAGACGCTGCGCCGCACCACGACCAAGACCTTCGCCGACAGCGGCCGCCCGGTCGCCTCCAGCCCCATGCACCAGGTGATCATCGGCGACATGACGCAGCACCTGGAGACCGCCTACCTGTGGGTGCGCCGCCAACTCGAACTGGAGACCTCCGAACCACCGCTGCGCACCAAGGCCGAGGAGCACCGCCAATGGCGACTCGGCAAGGGCACCGTGTGCGAGTCCGCGTTCGCGGTCGCGCTGGGCGCGCTCAAGGCGTGCGGAACCTCCGGCGCCACCCTCGACGGCGTCATCGGCCGCACCTTCCGCGACCTGGCCATGGGCCTGGTCATGACCTTCCCCGCCGAACGCGGACGCCTGGAGGCGGCCCGAATGGTGACCACCGCGGCGGAGAACGACCTGTTCGCAGTGGTCGCCCCGTGA
- a CDS encoding alpha/beta hydrolase family protein: MNTSDAPPTPGPVRSLWDAVRVPGATPPLDTAHLRVYYPASPRDDDTERRTNILPADPAGAPYPVVILLSGVNVAQDAYRWLATRLAQDGLVAVTADFVGVLPGGSHGTGPGLDPASIVPGGYGHGPTTPLPGALLHALRKIAAADSATPLAGRLDLDRIALAGHSAGGTLALQSARFLPGIRAVVAYGAHLRPAAILGWPPDTLLPAHTDAPVLLIAGEHDDVIAASADRYAGSLPDPVAATFAHSLTDAAGEHMYAVVRGAGHFAITDSDDDTTARGFLETPRTDVDPAAIRAPLAALIGTFCLAHLRDDARARARLHAPADPAWHAHVRVAGRR; encoded by the coding sequence ATGAACACCTCCGACGCACCGCCGACCCCCGGCCCGGTGCGGTCGCTGTGGGACGCCGTCCGGGTGCCGGGCGCGACCCCGCCCCTGGACACCGCACACCTGCGCGTCTACTACCCCGCGTCGCCGCGCGACGACGACACCGAACGCCGCACCAACATCCTCCCCGCCGACCCCGCCGGCGCCCCGTACCCGGTCGTGATCCTCCTGTCCGGCGTCAACGTCGCCCAGGACGCCTACCGATGGCTCGCGACCCGCCTGGCACAGGACGGACTCGTCGCGGTGACCGCCGACTTCGTCGGCGTGTTACCCGGAGGAAGCCACGGCACCGGGCCCGGCCTCGACCCCGCGTCGATCGTGCCCGGCGGCTACGGCCACGGCCCCACCACCCCGCTGCCCGGCGCACTGCTGCACGCGCTGCGCAAGATCGCGGCGGCGGACTCCGCCACCCCACTGGCCGGCCGCCTCGACCTCGACCGCATCGCCCTGGCGGGACACTCCGCCGGAGGCACGCTGGCCCTGCAATCCGCGCGGTTCCTGCCCGGGATACGCGCGGTCGTCGCCTACGGCGCACACCTGCGGCCCGCCGCGATCCTGGGTTGGCCCCCCGACACGCTCCTGCCCGCGCACACCGACGCCCCGGTCCTGCTGATCGCCGGCGAACACGACGACGTCATCGCCGCCAGCGCGGACCGCTACGCCGGGTCGCTGCCCGACCCGGTGGCCGCCACCTTCGCCCACTCCCTGACCGACGCCGCCGGCGAGCACATGTACGCGGTCGTGCGCGGCGCCGGACACTTCGCCATCACCGACTCGGACGACGACACCACCGCACGGGGCTTCCTGGAAACCCCGCGAACCGACGTCGACCCCGCCGCGATCCGCGCCCCGCTCGCCGCCCTGATCGGCACCTTCTGTCTGGCACACCTGCGCGACGACGCCCGGGCGCGGGCCCGCCTCCACGCGCCCGCCGATCCCGCGTGGCACGCCCACGTCCGCGTGGCCGGCCGCCGCTGA
- a CDS encoding FAD-dependent oxidoreductase, with protein MRPISIVGAGPVGLTAALALARRGIPVTVLEAGPTLSAQSRASTFHPPTLEMLADLGVADALHERGLRAPVFQYRDRTEGMVANLDLGLLADDTPYPYRLQCEQSKLTPLLLDALGRLPGTDMRFDHRVTGVTPVPGGVHVHLADGARVSADWLIAADGAHSAVRHSLRLPFEGRTYPERFLVVSVDEDLTAALPDLACVTYVMDPVEWLVLLRTPDHWRVLVPLPGTTDHPRGRPDPDAAWVRERLRGVADLGREWRVVDTGVYPVHQRVASRFRADRVLFAGDAAHVNNPLGGLGMNSGIHDAIALTSALTRLLDGEPETVLDRAAERRRIIATRFVGESAHRNRERLRTTDPLRRAEHHAELRALAADPERARAHLLHTSMIASLRESA; from the coding sequence ATGAGGCCGATCTCGATCGTCGGGGCCGGCCCCGTCGGGCTCACCGCGGCGCTCGCGCTGGCCCGACGCGGCATACCCGTCACCGTGCTGGAGGCCGGACCGACGCTGTCCGCCCAGTCCCGCGCGTCCACCTTCCACCCGCCGACCCTGGAGATGCTCGCCGACCTCGGCGTCGCCGACGCCCTGCACGAACGCGGCCTGCGGGCACCGGTGTTCCAATACCGGGACCGGACCGAGGGAATGGTCGCGAACCTCGACCTCGGCCTGCTCGCCGACGACACGCCCTACCCGTACCGACTCCAGTGCGAACAGAGCAAGCTCACCCCACTCCTGCTCGACGCGCTCGGCCGACTCCCGGGCACGGATATGCGCTTCGACCACCGCGTCACCGGCGTCACACCCGTGCCCGGCGGCGTACACGTCCACCTGGCCGACGGCGCACGCGTGAGCGCCGACTGGCTGATCGCCGCCGACGGCGCGCACTCCGCCGTCCGACACTCCCTGCGCCTGCCGTTCGAGGGCCGCACCTATCCCGAGCGGTTCCTGGTGGTCTCGGTCGACGAGGACCTCACCGCCGCCCTGCCCGACCTCGCGTGCGTCACCTACGTCATGGACCCGGTCGAATGGCTCGTCCTCCTGCGCACCCCCGACCACTGGCGGGTGCTCGTCCCCCTCCCCGGCACCACCGACCACCCGCGGGGGCGGCCCGATCCGGACGCGGCATGGGTCCGGGAACGCCTGCGCGGCGTCGCGGACCTCGGCCGCGAGTGGCGCGTCGTGGACACCGGTGTGTACCCGGTCCACCAACGCGTCGCGTCGCGATTTCGCGCCGATCGCGTCCTGTTCGCGGGCGACGCCGCCCACGTCAACAACCCCCTGGGCGGCCTGGGCATGAACAGCGGCATCCACGATGCCATCGCCCTGACGTCGGCACTGACCCGGCTGCTCGACGGCGAACCGGAAACGGTGCTGGACCGGGCGGCCGAACGCCGCCGCATCATCGCGACCCGATTCGTGGGCGAGAGCGCGCACCGCAACCGCGAACGACTGCGCACCACCGACCCGTTGCGGCGGGCCGAACACCACGCCGAGCTGCGTGCCCTGGCGGCCGATCCCGAACGCGCCCGCGCCCACCTCCTGCACACGTCCATGATCGCGTCACTGAGGGAGTCGGCGTGA
- a CDS encoding aldehyde dehydrogenase family protein yields MTGPGHGASDLGSTPAPTRDLVAGAWRACTGDIDLVLEDPATGRPLRPARGSSPERVEDALAAAAALASTGEWAAAGTRADILDAVADALEPALPEITALEAFATGVPITQTTPLGMIVTGSFRLAAARLRAGVLRGEHPGPAGRAVEIHRRPRGPALCLVPWNAPAPMAAHKAASALGAGCPVMVKPSEFAPYGTQLLAEVLAGVLADHGAPPATFQLLHGDARTGAALAEDARVAAVSFTGGTAAGRSVATACAGRFAPAQLELGGCNPLLIMPDADVDAAARAVVDLLTTLNGQWCRALGRLIVPSHLDGPLMRAVADELAGLRVGAPLDTDTDFGPLVHSAHRDRLRAAIAGLTDAGGTAHSWTEVPEHGNHLAPTLITGVPSEAALREVFGPVATVHTYPCTGPGDRASTAHGIALADAGPYGLEGYVWGTDEPWALSAAREIRTGETKVNGSSVLSLHPDAPRPAWGRSGLGDEGTDETLLFFTGAQVVGVEGGHALHRRGPTTGGRP; encoded by the coding sequence GTGACCGGCCCCGGCCACGGCGCATCCGACCTCGGGTCGACCCCCGCGCCGACACGTGACCTGGTCGCCGGAGCCTGGCGCGCCTGCACCGGCGACATCGACCTCGTACTGGAGGACCCGGCGACCGGGCGACCGCTGCGGCCGGCGCGCGGCAGCAGCCCCGAACGCGTCGAGGACGCGCTCGCCGCTGCCGCCGCGCTCGCCTCGACGGGGGAGTGGGCCGCCGCCGGGACACGAGCGGACATCCTGGACGCCGTCGCCGACGCGCTGGAGCCGGCGCTGCCCGAGATCACGGCCCTTGAGGCGTTCGCCACCGGCGTGCCCATCACCCAGACCACGCCGCTGGGCATGATCGTCACCGGCTCCTTCCGGCTGGCCGCCGCCCGCCTGCGCGCGGGCGTCCTGCGCGGCGAACACCCCGGGCCCGCCGGGCGCGCCGTCGAGATCCACCGCAGACCCCGGGGGCCGGCGCTGTGCCTGGTGCCGTGGAACGCGCCCGCGCCGATGGCGGCCCACAAGGCCGCGAGCGCGCTCGGGGCGGGCTGCCCCGTGATGGTGAAACCGAGCGAATTCGCGCCGTACGGGACCCAGTTGCTCGCCGAGGTGCTGGCCGGTGTCCTCGCCGACCACGGCGCGCCGCCCGCGACGTTCCAACTGCTGCACGGCGACGCGCGCACCGGCGCCGCCCTGGCCGAGGACGCGCGCGTCGCCGCCGTGTCCTTCACCGGCGGCACGGCCGCCGGGCGCAGCGTCGCCACCGCGTGCGCGGGCCGCTTTGCCCCCGCCCAGCTCGAACTGGGCGGCTGCAACCCGCTGTTGATCATGCCGGACGCCGACGTCGACGCCGCCGCCCGCGCGGTCGTCGACCTGTTGACGACGCTCAACGGCCAGTGGTGCCGGGCCCTGGGGCGCCTGATCGTGCCCAGCCACCTGGACGGGCCCCTGATGCGGGCCGTGGCCGACGAACTCGCGGGCCTGCGTGTCGGCGCGCCGCTCGACACGGACACCGACTTCGGACCGCTCGTGCACAGCGCCCACCGCGACCGGCTCCGCGCCGCCATCGCGGGGCTGACCGACGCCGGCGGCACCGCGCACAGCTGGACCGAGGTGCCCGAGCACGGCAACCACCTGGCGCCGACGCTGATCACCGGCGTGCCGTCCGAAGCCGCACTCCGGGAGGTCTTCGGTCCGGTCGCCACCGTCCACACCTATCCCTGCACGGGCCCGGGGGACCGCGCGTCGACGGCACACGGCATCGCGCTGGCCGACGCCGGGCCTTACGGGCTTGAAGGGTATGTGTGGGGCACCGACGAACCATGGGCGCTGTCCGCGGCTCGCGAGATCCGCACCGGCGAGACCAAGGTCAACGGATCGAGCGTGCTGAGCCTGCACCCCGACGCCCCGCGCCCGGCGTGGGGCCGGTCCGGACTCGGCGACGAGGGCACCGACGAGACCCTGCTGTTCTTCACCGGCGCACAGGTCGTCGGCGTCGAGGGCGGCCACGCGCTGCACCGGCGCGGCCCGACCACGGGAGGGCGACCATGA